Proteins encoded in a region of the Bactrocera tryoni isolate S06 chromosome 4, CSIRO_BtryS06_freeze2, whole genome shotgun sequence genome:
- the LOC120775920 gene encoding 28 kDa heat- and acid-stable phosphoprotein: protein MPRGKYVNHKGRSRHFTSPEELASARDESSEEETESGDESDNAAAGTSKAARAKPKPRAKKTSGGGGSSSEEDSDEESSEEEDDRDARKGVASLIEIENPNRATKKAVQKLTNLKLEETTPSKPELTRREREQIEKQKARARYEKLHAAGKTTEAKADLARLALVRQQRAEAAAKREAEKKALDDKKSPGNKA from the coding sequence ATGCCACGCGGAAAATACGTAAATCACAAAGGTAGAAGCCGACACTTCACATCACCCGAAGAGTTGGCCAGTGCCCGAGATGAGTCCAGCGAAGAGGAGACTGAGTCGGGGGATGAGAGTGATAACGCCGCAGCAGGTACTAGTAAAGCTGCACGCGCTAAACCAAAGCCACGAGCCAAGAAGACAAGTGGTGGTGGTGGGAGTAGCAGTGAAGAGGATTCCGATGAGGAATCGTCCGAAGAAGAAGACGATCGTGATGCACGCAAAGGTGTTGCTTCACTCATTGAAATCGAGAATCCAAATCGTGCTACAAAGAAAGCAGTACAAAAACTGACCAATTTGAAATTAGAAGAAACGACGCCTTCTAAGCCCGAGTTGACACGACGTGAGCGTGAACAAATCGAAAAGCAAAAGGCGCGTGCGCGCTATGAAAAATTACACGCAGCCGGCAAAACGACAGAAGCAAAAGCGGATCTCGCACGTTTGGCGTTGGTGCGTCAGCAACGCGCTGAAGCAGCAGCTAAACGTGAAGCTGAAAAGAAAGCTCTGGATGATAAGAAGTCACCAGGTAACAAGGCTTAG
- the LOC120775921 gene encoding NADH dehydrogenase [ubiquinone] 1 alpha subcomplex subunit 7, translating to MGARRDVATLLQRVRAFLLGREHTLALRFEEGLADRTQPPPDVPGGPAHLIAANLYCKRDPRREVQPPIDLVKQQLLADKGSDKTEKLPTPGPVYHWD from the exons ATGGGTGCAAGACGTGATGTTGCGACACTTCTTCAGCGTGTGCGGGCTTTCCTGCTGGGA CGTGAGCATACTTTGGCACTGCGTTTCGAGGAAGGTTTAGCTGATCGCACCCAACCACCCCCAGACGTGCCTGGTGGTCCAGCACATTTAATAGCTGCTAATCTCTACTGCAAACGTGATCCCCGGCGAGAAGTGCAACCACCTATTGATCTTGTAAAGCAGCAGTTGCTGGCTGACAAGGGAAGCGATAAAACTGAAAAGTTACCAACACCTGGACCAGTTTATCACTgggattaa
- the LOC120775919 gene encoding ribosomal RNA small subunit methyltransferase NEP1, with translation MGGNKFDSQNTKGVKRKRKFQGPVEQDDPEFDLKKKHLETTHIRGLEKRLIIILEGAQLETVKVGRVFELLNCDDHQNILRKNNRDPGKCRPDITHQCLLMLFDSPLNRAGLLQVYVRTEKNVLIEINPQTRIPRTFKRFAGLMVQLLHKFSVRASDTSAMLMKVIKNPITDHLPVGCKKYAMSFSGKLVANCRDLVPRIQEKGENTEELAEEPIALIVGAFAHGVLNPDYSEGLFSISNYPLSAAIACSKLCSAFEEVWGVV, from the exons ATGGGTGGCAATAAATTTGATAGTCAAAATACCAAAGGGGTTAAAAGAAAACGCAAGTTTCAAGGCCCGGTTGAGCAGGATGATCCTGAAtttgatttgaagaaaaaacatttgGAGACAACACACATACGAGGGCTGGAAAAACGGTTGATAATTATATTAGAAGGTGCACAATTGGAGACAGTAAAG GTCGGCAGGGTGTTCGAGCTACTTAATTGTGATGATCATCAGAATATTTTACGCAAAAACAACCGTGATCCCGGTAAATGCCGACCCGATATAACACATCAATGCTTGTTAATGCTTTTCGATTCGCCTTTAAATCGCGCTGGTTTATTGCAAGTGTATGTACGCACTGAGAAAAATGTGCTAATAGAAATTAATCCTCAAACACGTATACCACGTACTTTTAAACGTTTTGCGGGCTTGATGGTACAACTGTTACATAAGTTCTCAGTTCGCGCTAGTGACACCTCCGCAATGTTGATGAAGGTTATAAAGAATCCAATAACGGACCATTTGCCTGTAGGTTGCAAAAAGTACGCAATGTCTTTCTCGGGGAAACTGGTGGCCAATTGCAGAGATTTGGTACCTAGAATTCAAGAGAAAGGCGAAAACACAGAAGAACTTGCTGAAGAACCCATCGCATTGATTGTGGGTGCATTCGCACATGGGGTGCTCAATCCCGACTATTCGGAGGGCTTATTTTCGATTAGTAATTATCCATTATCAGCAGCAATTGCTTGTAGCAAGTTGTGCAGTGCCTTTGAAGAAGTTTGGGGTGTTGTTTGA